A single region of the Streptomyces sp. NBC_01803 genome encodes:
- a CDS encoding very short patch repair endonuclease translates to MPQTGAGGHWKDKLPPERAYKRRAGAAAPAVEQDRAAGGRGRRNVDLGDGRLARASIALRLYRSTRRVRAYLRWSQDGKTEERYVCEVESDSRKQNLTEAWRQARAKGLLAEEALPPESKASSIEVRASMRGNRGKNTRPELLLRSLLHRRGMRYRVDTRPIAEVRRKADLVFPGDRIAVFVDGCFWHGCPDHYRPATKNADFWREKINGNRARDTETNETLTAAGWTVIRVWEHDDLVQAAARIENAVRRKRGSAHLVARADDH, encoded by the coding sequence ATGCCGCAGACAGGGGCTGGGGGCCACTGGAAGGACAAGCTGCCCCCGGAGCGCGCGTATAAGCGTCGAGCCGGCGCGGCCGCGCCGGCAGTTGAGCAAGACCGCGCCGCCGGCGGCCGCGGCCGCCGCAACGTCGACCTAGGTGACGGGCGCCTCGCACGTGCCTCGATCGCACTTCGCTTGTACCGGAGCACACGACGAGTTCGCGCCTATCTACGTTGGTCACAGGACGGCAAGACCGAGGAGAGGTACGTCTGCGAGGTCGAGTCCGACTCACGCAAACAGAATCTGACTGAGGCGTGGCGACAAGCACGGGCGAAGGGACTTCTGGCGGAAGAAGCACTACCGCCCGAGTCGAAGGCGTCGTCGATCGAGGTGCGGGCCTCTATGCGCGGCAACCGCGGTAAGAACACCAGGCCGGAACTGCTGCTCCGCAGCCTGCTCCATCGCCGCGGCATGCGATATCGAGTCGACACCCGGCCAATCGCCGAGGTCCGACGCAAAGCCGACCTCGTCTTCCCCGGCGACCGCATCGCGGTCTTCGTGGACGGCTGTTTCTGGCATGGCTGCCCGGACCACTACCGGCCTGCCACGAAGAACGCGGACTTCTGGCGGGAGAAGATCAACGGCAACAGAGCAAGGGACACGGAGACCAACGAGACTCTGACGGCGGCCGGCTGGACAGTCATCCGCGTATGGGAGCACGACGACCTCGTCCAGGCAGCGGCTCGAATCGAGAACGCAGTCCGGCGAAAGCGTGGCTCAGCGCACCTCGTCGCTAGAGCGGACGACCACTGA